The Synechococcales cyanobacterium T60_A2020_003 DNA segment GTACAAGCTAGCCACATAGTCTCCATAGCCGTTGTAAACCAGGGTTGGACGTTCTTCCCAACTGAAATCGGTGGTATCACCAACAAAGCGTTCCTGGGCTTGCGACCAGCGAGGATGGGGAACAGCAGGATCAACGTTGGACTCAAACTTGTATTCGTAGCCGTTGATGGTGTTCCAGTAGGTTGCAGGCTGCGTGTCTACAAATTCAATTTTGACGATCGATTTTGCGCCCTTGAATCCATACTTCCAGGGTACGACCATGCGGATGGGCGCACCGTGCTGCTTGGGTAGGGTCTGACCGTAGGCTCCTACGGCAAAGAAGGCCAGCTCATTCGCCATTTCCTCAATCCGTAAGCCTTCCGTATACGGCCAGGGCAGAGATCCTAAATGGAAGCTGGGGCCTGTCGTAATTTTGGGGTCGTAGAAGGAGGTAAAGCGCACAAATTTAGCGGCAGACGTCGGTTCTACATCTTCGATAATGCGACGCATCGGAAACCCGATCCAGGGAATCACCATGGACCATGCTTCGACGCATCGGAATCGATAAATTCGCTCTTCTAGCGGAAAGCGTTTGGTCAGGTCGTCTAGGTCGTAGGTTTTGGGCGTGTTCACCAAGCCACTAACTTCAACTTTCCAATCGTCTGTCGGCAAGGCTTGGGCGGCTTCCCAAATGGATTTGGTTCCGCCGAATTCGTAAAAGTTGTTGTAGGTTGCGGCAAGGAGGCGCGTCGTGATCGGACGATCGACCTCGGCAAAGTCTGGATTGACTTGAAAGTTCAGATCTGCAATGTCCCCTAGTACCTCACGTCCATCTGCGGTGGTATTTGCTTTGCATCCCATCAATGGCAAGATGGTGGCACCCACTCCAATGCTTGTGGCTGTTTTTAGAAACTTGCGCCGATTAAAGAACACCGCTTCGGGAGTGATTGTTCGTTCATCAATCTGCCACGAAGGAGGAATCCGAATGAATGCCATGGTTATGCGCTAACTCCTAACTCCTTTTTTAGTCTACTGAGTTTCCTTGGAGTGGGGCGATCGCTCCCGAACTTAAAAACCTCCTAGCGTGCGAAATTTCCAACCGTTCGTTTCCCTATGGCAGATGGGATTGAAATCTAGGACGTGGTTCTAGCTTTTAGTGCCTGATTTCAGCCCCTCACCCCTTTGCTTCATTCCCCCTCTACCCCCTTTTTACAGACTTTATGACTCTATGGCTGTCTGTTGGTTATTCGGTGCAGGTTGCGTTTGACCTGCCGTTCTTTTGTCTAGGACAACTGACGAAACACCCCATTCAGGATCCGGTGGCGGTTTTCCTGGTCATCATGGGGATTATGCTAGTGGCTCCCCTTTTATTTGAGAGTCTACGGCTACCGGGCATTATTGGCTTAATCTTGGCAGGCGTTGTGGTTGGCCCCTATGGCTTAGGGCTTTTAGAGCGGGATAGCACGATTCAACTTCTCGGTACTGTTGGCCTGTTATTCCTGATGTTTCTGGGCGGGCTAGAAACAAGCCTGGATGATCTCAAGAAAAATGCGCGATCGGCCATTTTTTTTGGAATGGCAACGTTCCTGCTGCCGATGGGTATTGGCACGGTGGCTATGCTGGCAGTCGGAAGTTCATGGTTGGCCGCGATCTTAATTGCGTCCTGTTTTGCGTCCCATACCCTAGTCGCGTTGCCGATCTTGTCGAAATTAGGCGTTATGAGGAATCCGGTCGTGACCTCCACCTTGGGCGGCACGCTCATCACCAATGTTCTAGCGTTGCTGGTGTTAGCGATCGTCGTCAAAGCGAATCAAGGGGACTTGACCCTCAGTTTTTGGTTATTCCTAATTCCGTCATTAGCCGTTTATACGTTTGCAACGCTGTGGGGAGTGCCCAAACTGGGTCGCTGGTTTTTCCATAAGTTTGGGCATGATGAGCGGGCGGAATTTATGTTCGTGCTGGCGGCTCTATTCGTAGTGTCCTATCTGGCGAGCCTGATTGAAATTGAACCGATTGTCGGCGCGTTCTTGGCGGGAGTCGCAATCACGCAGATTATTCCACAACTGAGTCCCCTGATGAACCGGATTCAGTTTATTGGCAATACCCTATTTGTTCCTTTCTTTTTAATCTCCGTGGGGATGTTAGTTGACCCGCTGATCTTGATTAAACAACCCCAGTCTCTCGTACTGGCAGTGGTCATGATTGGGGCAGAGTTTGTAAGCAAATTCCTGGCGGCATGGGTTTCGGGACGGGTGTTTGGGTGGCGCATGGCTGGGGTGTTAGTGGCGTTTGGGTTGTCAGTTGCTCAGGCGGCATCGACGTTGGCGGCGATCACCGTGGCCTTTAACATTCAGCTTGTGGATGAACTGGTCGTCAATGACATCATTGCGATGATTATGGTGAGCTGTATTGCCTCGCCATGGATTACGGAGTATGGAGGAAGTCGCCTGAAACCGCAGGTTAGCCAGGATGGACAAAGTTCAACCCGGATTACGGCAGCCGAAAACGTGCAGCGGATGGCACAGCGGGTGATGGTTCCGGTGGCGAATCCCAGTACGGAAGATAACTTGCTGGAACTGGCCATCATGATCACGAAACAGGCAAAGGGAACGTTATTGCCACTCAATGTGTTGTCCGATCGCGGCGACGAAATTACCCCAGCGGCAAGGTTACAGCAGCGCCAACTCCTAGATTTTGCTGTTAACTTAGCTCACTCCGTCGTCGTCAACGTAGAACCGATTAGGCGAGTGGATGACTCGATTGATTTAGGCATTGTGCGGGCGGGGCAGGAGCATGATGCGACGCTGGTGATTTGTGGATGGAAGGGATTTTCGACCTACACGGAAAACTTTTTTGGC contains these protein-coding regions:
- the msrP gene encoding protein-methionine-sulfoxide reductase catalytic subunit MsrP, with protein sequence MAFIRIPPSWQIDERTITPEAVFFNRRKFLKTATSIGVGATILPLMGCKANTTADGREVLGDIADLNFQVNPDFAEVDRPITTRLLAATYNNFYEFGGTKSIWEAAQALPTDDWKVEVSGLVNTPKTYDLDDLTKRFPLEERIYRFRCVEAWSMVIPWIGFPMRRIIEDVEPTSAAKFVRFTSFYDPKITTGPSFHLGSLPWPYTEGLRIEEMANELAFFAVGAYGQTLPKQHGAPIRMVVPWKYGFKGAKSIVKIEFVDTQPATYWNTINGYEYKFESNVDPAVPHPRWSQAQERFVGDTTDFSWEERPTLVYNGYGDYVASLYNS
- a CDS encoding cation:proton antiporter, translating into MTLWLSVGYSVQVAFDLPFFCLGQLTKHPIQDPVAVFLVIMGIMLVAPLLFESLRLPGIIGLILAGVVVGPYGLGLLERDSTIQLLGTVGLLFLMFLGGLETSLDDLKKNARSAIFFGMATFLLPMGIGTVAMLAVGSSWLAAILIASCFASHTLVALPILSKLGVMRNPVVTSTLGGTLITNVLALLVLAIVVKANQGDLTLSFWLFLIPSLAVYTFATLWGVPKLGRWFFHKFGHDERAEFMFVLAALFVVSYLASLIEIEPIVGAFLAGVAITQIIPQLSPLMNRIQFIGNTLFVPFFLISVGMLVDPLILIKQPQSLVLAVVMIGAEFVSKFLAAWVSGRVFGWRMAGVLVAFGLSVAQAASTLAAITVAFNIQLVDELVVNDIIAMIMVSCIASPWITEYGGSRLKPQVSQDGQSSTRITAAENVQRMAQRVMVPVANPSTEDNLLELAIMITKQAKGTLLPLNVLSDRGDEITPAARLQQRQLLDFAVNLAHSVVVNVEPIRRVDDSIDLGIVRAGQEHDATLVICGWKGFSTYTENFFGSVLDNVTRLSKTPVLIARFAAPIANTRRIVLALSEYDAPDYQIQTLQLAKILMEQLKAPLFILQVGQDVQLTPEALRSQGFDGSVRLVSEPGNFVRRVSEELVFDDLLILIAGQTRLGQPVVGRQPEAIARSNPKTSMLIVHFPE